From a region of the Halolamina sp. CBA1230 genome:
- a CDS encoding glycosyltransferase family 39 protein codes for MTQGSDSVPITRDDAPWLGAALAAGLLAVVVYLATNPYPAYGAGLYLEIADTIAANGYAPPAEISGYTADGVPFAYPPLQFFLLAVLLDLGADPVALAQFVPSVGVLAALVPVYLLARDYAGSRPAGAAAGVAVALNPQLLQWHVSAGGLVRAFAFCYALLAIYAGYHAFAHGSRRALAVGALAFGATVLTHPTYSLFVVVTYLLLWAVRDPSLVGLLRGAAVGFGGAVVASPWLLWVTSTHGIDVLTGAAGTHGGVGGGLATIGFSATLLPLLGAAYLLWVRREWFLAAWALAAELLFAQPRFAFTVGSVVAGVAAVDVARRLPALDGRVSLPSLGSVDRREVAAAACLLLASVAGGTYLAHEMTLTGDPSSPEFLDGADVEAMAWAESETRPDATFVVLGDAAEWFPALADRTILVGPWGVEWYGPEAYETQLETFENVSRCDGADCVEREMATVDADPDYVYLPKGSYTVRGHPEVTFGSLERSFAASADWERAYENDGVVVFRAVA; via the coding sequence ATGACGCAAGGAAGCGACTCCGTCCCGATCACGCGCGACGACGCCCCCTGGCTGGGTGCGGCGCTCGCGGCGGGGCTGCTCGCGGTCGTCGTCTACCTCGCGACCAACCCCTACCCCGCCTACGGCGCCGGGCTCTACCTCGAGATCGCCGACACGATCGCCGCCAACGGCTACGCGCCGCCGGCCGAGATCTCGGGGTACACCGCCGACGGCGTCCCGTTCGCCTACCCGCCGCTGCAGTTCTTCCTGCTCGCCGTGTTGCTCGATCTCGGTGCCGATCCGGTCGCGCTGGCGCAGTTCGTCCCCTCGGTCGGCGTGCTCGCCGCGCTCGTGCCCGTCTACCTGCTCGCGCGGGACTACGCGGGCTCGCGGCCCGCGGGTGCGGCCGCCGGCGTCGCGGTCGCGCTCAACCCCCAACTGCTCCAGTGGCACGTCTCCGCGGGCGGGCTGGTACGGGCGTTCGCGTTCTGCTACGCGCTGCTCGCGATCTACGCGGGCTACCACGCGTTCGCTCACGGTTCGCGGCGCGCGCTCGCCGTCGGCGCGCTGGCGTTCGGCGCGACCGTGCTCACGCATCCGACGTACTCGCTGTTCGTCGTCGTCACGTACCTCCTGCTGTGGGCGGTTCGTGACCCCTCGCTCGTCGGACTCCTCCGCGGCGCGGCGGTCGGGTTCGGCGGCGCAGTCGTCGCCTCGCCGTGGCTGCTCTGGGTCACGAGCACCCACGGGATCGACGTGCTCACCGGCGCCGCAGGCACCCACGGCGGCGTCGGCGGCGGACTGGCGACGATCGGCTTCTCCGCCACGCTGCTGCCGCTGCTCGGCGCCGCCTATCTCCTCTGGGTCCGCCGGGAGTGGTTCCTCGCGGCGTGGGCGCTCGCGGCGGAGCTGCTGTTCGCCCAGCCTCGGTTCGCGTTCACGGTCGGGAGCGTCGTCGCCGGCGTCGCGGCCGTCGACGTGGCCCGGCGGCTCCCCGCGCTCGACGGCCGCGTCTCGCTCCCGTCGCTGGGGTCGGTGGACCGCCGCGAGGTCGCCGCGGCGGCCTGTCTCCTGCTCGCGAGCGTCGCCGGCGGGACGTACCTCGCTCACGAGATGACGCTCACGGGCGACCCCTCCTCGCCCGAGTTCCTCGACGGCGCGGACGTCGAGGCGATGGCGTGGGCCGAGAGCGAGACCCGACCTGACGCGACGTTCGTCGTGCTCGGCGACGCCGCGGAGTGGTTCCCGGCGCTCGCGGACCGTACGATCCTGGTCGGCCCGTGGGGGGTGGAGTGGTACGGGCCTGAGGCGTACGAGACGCAGTTGGAGACGTTCGAGAACGTCTCCCGCTGTGACGGCGCGGACTGCGTCGAACGCGAGATGGCGACTGTCGACGCCGACCCTGACTACGTCTACCTTCCGAAGGGGTCCTACACGGTTCGGGGCCATCCCGAGGTGACGTTCGGCTCGCTGGAGCGCTCCTTCGCGGCGTCGGCCGACTGGGAGCGCGCCTACGAGAACGACGGGGTGGTCGTGTTCCGGGCGGTCGCGTAG
- a CDS encoding phosphatase PAP2 family protein, translated as MSLVGVLLQIVAVVLALHLLGLGAVRWVIGREFRGSSLRENARAVAPTAAVLGALLLANGTVRDVGVGVSWLIGVNVTKVIHSLEGAFVADLQSFATPELTAYFSFVYVFGYVFLLTFPVVLYAFHDDTRALSATLVAYTLNYGIGLLCYVLFVAYGPRNFMPGAVESLLFSNWPEVQHLTARVNENTNVFPSLHTSLSVTVALLAARYRTAAPGWLPVATTLAASVAVATMYLGIHWLTDVLGGILLAAVSVAAGARYAEEKHGDDGPGDRPPVTGGVTEQFRR; from the coding sequence GTGAGTCTGGTCGGCGTTCTGCTCCAGATCGTCGCCGTGGTGCTCGCGCTGCATCTGCTGGGACTCGGCGCCGTCCGATGGGTCATCGGCCGGGAGTTCCGGGGGAGTTCGCTCCGGGAGAACGCCCGGGCGGTCGCCCCGACCGCCGCCGTCCTCGGTGCGCTGTTGCTCGCCAACGGCACCGTTCGCGACGTCGGCGTCGGGGTCTCGTGGCTGATCGGCGTGAACGTCACGAAGGTGATCCACAGCCTGGAAGGCGCGTTCGTCGCGGACCTGCAGTCGTTCGCCACGCCGGAGCTGACCGCGTACTTCAGCTTTGTCTACGTGTTCGGCTACGTGTTCCTGCTCACGTTCCCGGTCGTGCTCTACGCGTTCCACGACGACACGCGCGCGCTATCTGCGACGCTGGTCGCCTACACGCTGAACTACGGCATCGGCCTGCTCTGCTACGTGCTGTTCGTCGCGTACGGTCCGCGGAACTTCATGCCCGGCGCGGTGGAGTCGCTGCTGTTCAGCAACTGGCCGGAGGTCCAGCATCTCACAGCCCGGGTGAACGAGAACACCAACGTGTTCCCGTCGCTGCACACGTCGCTGTCGGTCACGGTGGCGCTACTGGCCGCCCGGTACCGCACGGCTGCGCCGGGGTGGCTCCCGGTCGCCACGACGCTCGCGGCGTCGGTGGCGGTGGCCACGATGTATCTGGGGATCCACTGGCTGACCGACGTGCTCGGCGGGATCCTGCTCGCGGCGGTCAGTGTCGCCGCCGGCGCGCGGTACGCCGAGGAGAAACACGGCGACGACGGGCCGGGGGACCGACCACCCGTCACCGGTGGAGTCACCGAGCAGTTCAGGCGGTAG
- a CDS encoding 1,4-dihydroxy-2-naphthoyl-CoA synthase: MVSELFDPDRWEQVDGAGEFDDITYHRGVDFPAVRIAFDRPDVRNAFRPGTVDELHAALDHARKQADVGAVLLTGNGPSEKDGGWAFCAGGDQSVRGGSGYEYRGDDEAAEDDSEAVKQAKAGRLHILEIQRLIRFMPKPVVAVVPGWAVGGGHSLHVVCDLTLASEEHAKFLQTDPDVASFDGGFGSAYLARQIGQKKAREVFFLGKTYSAEEAVDMGMANEAVPHEELEDTAIDWAETMTSKSPTAMRMLKFAFNMADDGMVGQQVFAGEATRLAYMTDEAKEGRDAFLEGREPDFSGYPWHY; encoded by the coding sequence ATGGTCTCAGAGCTGTTCGACCCCGACCGCTGGGAGCAGGTCGACGGCGCCGGCGAGTTCGACGACATCACCTACCATCGCGGCGTCGACTTCCCCGCAGTCCGCATCGCGTTCGACCGTCCCGACGTGCGGAACGCGTTCCGCCCCGGCACCGTCGACGAGCTCCACGCGGCGCTCGACCACGCGCGCAAGCAGGCCGACGTCGGCGCCGTCCTCCTGACGGGCAACGGCCCCTCCGAGAAGGACGGCGGCTGGGCGTTCTGTGCCGGCGGCGACCAGTCGGTCCGTGGCGGCTCGGGCTACGAGTACCGCGGCGACGACGAAGCCGCCGAGGACGACTCCGAGGCCGTCAAGCAGGCCAAGGCGGGCCGACTCCACATCCTCGAAATCCAGCGGCTGATCCGGTTCATGCCCAAACCGGTCGTCGCGGTCGTGCCGGGCTGGGCCGTCGGCGGCGGCCACTCGCTGCACGTCGTCTGTGACCTCACGCTCGCGAGCGAGGAGCACGCGAAGTTCCTCCAGACCGACCCCGACGTGGCCTCCTTCGACGGCGGGTTCGGCTCGGCGTATCTCGCGCGCCAGATCGGTCAGAAGAAGGCTCGCGAGGTGTTCTTCCTCGGGAAGACCTACTCCGCCGAAGAGGCCGTCGACATGGGGATGGCCAACGAGGCGGTGCCCCACGAGGAACTGGAGGACACCGCCATCGACTGGGCCGAGACGATGACGAGCAAGAGCCCGACGGCGATGCGGATGCTGAAGTTCGCGTTCAACATGGCCGACGACGGGATGGTGGGCCAGCAGGTGTTCGCCGGCGAGGCGACACGGCTGGCGTACATGACCGACGAGGCGAAGGAGGGCCGGGACGCGTTCCTCGAAGGGAGGGAGCCCGATTTCTCGGGGTACCCCTGGCACTACTGA
- a CDS encoding NAD(P)/FAD-dependent oxidoreductase: protein MTDRIVVVGAGYAGAGTVDSLKQEVPDAGLEDDVELVWINEHDYHLVLHEAHRVIRDPSVASKITIPCESMLPDWGEFVQDRVVGLDTDERTVELDDSEPVDYDYLLLGIGSATAFFGIDGLREHALTLKSLADAREIHEDVKDAAADASVADPAQVVVGGAGLSGIQAAGEIAEYRDEHDAPIDVHLVEGLEEVFPGNDDSVQQAIRERLEAADVNVECGEFISEVDDDTVYLGGGEDEDPEEMPYDVLVWTGGITGQEELANTDLDKDDRSRRVFADRDFQTSDDRVFAIGDTALIDQGEDEVAPPTAVAAWTAAEVAGENLVNAVQGRPLSAWTYEDKGTLLSVGDEAVAHDIAALPFDTFGGTPAKFLKKAAAVRWIASISSFGRGMNAWSDM, encoded by the coding sequence ATGACCGATCGCATCGTCGTCGTCGGGGCCGGCTACGCGGGCGCCGGCACCGTCGACTCGCTCAAGCAGGAAGTGCCGGACGCCGGACTCGAGGACGACGTCGAACTCGTCTGGATCAACGAACACGACTACCACCTCGTGCTGCACGAGGCCCACCGCGTGATCCGCGACCCCAGCGTGGCGTCGAAGATCACCATCCCCTGTGAGTCGATGCTGCCCGACTGGGGGGAGTTCGTGCAGGACCGCGTCGTCGGCCTCGACACCGACGAGCGAACGGTCGAACTCGACGACAGCGAGCCCGTCGACTACGACTACCTCCTCCTGGGGATCGGCAGCGCCACCGCCTTTTTCGGCATCGACGGCCTGCGCGAGCACGCGCTCACCCTCAAGAGCCTCGCGGACGCCCGCGAGATCCACGAGGACGTGAAGGACGCCGCCGCGGACGCCTCCGTCGCCGACCCGGCGCAGGTGGTCGTCGGCGGCGCGGGACTGTCGGGGATCCAGGCCGCCGGTGAGATCGCGGAGTACCGCGACGAGCACGACGCCCCGATCGACGTCCACCTCGTCGAGGGGTTGGAGGAGGTGTTCCCCGGCAACGACGATTCGGTCCAGCAGGCGATCCGCGAGCGACTGGAGGCCGCCGACGTCAACGTCGAGTGCGGCGAGTTCATCTCGGAGGTCGACGACGACACCGTGTACCTCGGCGGCGGCGAGGACGAGGACCCGGAGGAGATGCCGTACGACGTGCTCGTCTGGACCGGCGGTATCACCGGCCAGGAGGAGCTGGCGAACACCGACCTCGACAAGGACGACCGCTCCCGCCGGGTGTTCGCCGATCGGGATTTCCAGACGAGCGACGATCGCGTGTTCGCGATCGGCGACACGGCCCTGATCGATCAGGGCGAGGACGAGGTCGCGCCGCCGACCGCGGTCGCGGCGTGGACCGCCGCCGAAGTCGCGGGGGAGAACCTCGTCAACGCCGTGCAGGGCCGACCGCTCTCGGCGTGGACGTACGAGGACAAGGGGACGCTGCTCTCGGTCGGCGACGAGGCCGTCGCCCACGACATCGCGGCACTGCCGTTCGACACGTTCGGCGGGACGCCCGCGAAGTTCCTGAAGAAGGCCGCCGCAGTCCGGTGGATCGCCTCGATCTCCTCGTTCGGGCGGGGAATGAATGCCTGGAGCGACATGTGA
- a CDS encoding ABC transporter substrate-binding protein, which translates to MGTESSLPTDRRSVLAALGSGAAALSGGCLQRARSMTGWRSIQPIEFRIKTLPADADPYALTLARRIASWFQAAGIGTNVLPMSEQELMRQSLLRTEFDMFVMRLPEKFREPDALTTLLHSRFADAPGWQNPFGYTNLNVDAALESQRQTDGDHRQEALLRAQRTVARTQPFTLLTVPDDIRAARTDAGPNWQDVDLRSPLGYLRVAAEYGSGSDERTLRVVGTDRRATTNLNPLSVEFRRSDVLTGLLYDSLARPIEGELTPWLAESVELLDRDTPTARVTLREDLTWHDDEELTADDVAFTYDLLADTTLGGDDDEDAEIPSPAFRGRSSLVDEISVVDDRRLDVTFVESAPAVASRGLTVPILPEHVWSERTDTAAIGGIPVGTVTEALVTNNIPPVGSGPFEFARNTPREHLRLERVDHFSTREGTDLPDWVADPNVDALSVQVVGSDVSAVDTVADGDADLTGTTVGASTVPRIGRAEGAELLVRRSDRPYVLGYNTRRTHLDNPRFRNTLARLIDGESLAAEVLDGYARPAVGPLQGTQWYPEDLEWDEGNPVVPFLGRNGELNADAARETFREAGYQYDDDTLVGGNP; encoded by the coding sequence ATGGGCACCGAGTCGAGCCTGCCGACGGACCGCCGCTCGGTCCTCGCGGCACTGGGCAGCGGTGCCGCGGCCCTGAGCGGCGGCTGTCTCCAGCGGGCGCGCAGCATGACGGGCTGGCGGTCGATCCAACCCATCGAGTTCCGGATCAAGACGCTCCCGGCCGACGCCGACCCGTACGCGCTCACACTGGCACGCCGGATCGCGTCGTGGTTCCAGGCCGCCGGCATCGGCACCAACGTTCTCCCGATGTCCGAGCAGGAGCTCATGCGCCAGAGCCTGCTCCGGACCGAGTTCGACATGTTCGTGATGCGGCTCCCCGAGAAGTTCCGGGAGCCCGACGCGCTCACGACGCTGCTGCACTCGCGGTTCGCGGACGCGCCAGGGTGGCAGAACCCGTTCGGCTACACCAACCTCAACGTCGACGCCGCGCTCGAGAGCCAGCGGCAGACCGACGGCGACCACCGACAGGAAGCGCTCCTACGGGCTCAGCGAACGGTCGCTCGGACCCAGCCGTTCACGCTGCTCACCGTGCCCGACGACATCCGGGCGGCGCGAACCGACGCCGGCCCGAACTGGCAGGACGTCGACCTCCGCTCGCCGCTGGGGTATCTGCGGGTCGCCGCTGAGTACGGGAGTGGGAGCGACGAACGGACGCTCCGCGTGGTTGGCACCGATCGACGCGCCACGACGAACCTGAACCCGCTCTCGGTGGAGTTCCGCCGGAGCGACGTGCTGACCGGGCTGCTGTACGATTCGCTCGCCCGCCCGATCGAGGGGGAGCTGACGCCGTGGCTCGCGGAGTCAGTCGAACTCTTGGACCGCGACACGCCGACGGCGCGTGTCACCCTCCGCGAGGACCTGACGTGGCACGACGACGAGGAACTGACCGCCGACGACGTCGCGTTCACGTACGACCTGCTCGCGGACACGACGCTTGGGGGCGACGACGACGAGGACGCCGAGATACCGTCACCGGCGTTCCGGGGGCGGAGCAGCCTCGTCGACGAGATCTCGGTCGTCGACGACCGGCGACTCGACGTGACGTTCGTCGAGTCCGCCCCCGCCGTCGCGTCGCGGGGGCTGACAGTGCCGATCCTCCCGGAGCACGTCTGGAGCGAGCGCACCGACACCGCTGCGATCGGCGGGATCCCCGTCGGGACGGTGACCGAGGCGCTCGTCACCAACAACATCCCGCCGGTCGGGAGCGGCCCGTTCGAGTTCGCCCGGAACACCCCCCGAGAACATCTCCGACTGGAACGCGTCGACCACTTCTCGACGCGTGAGGGAACCGACCTCCCCGACTGGGTCGCCGACCCCAACGTCGACGCGCTCTCGGTACAGGTGGTGGGCTCCGACGTGAGCGCCGTCGACACGGTTGCCGACGGCGACGCGGATCTGACTGGCACCACCGTCGGCGCGTCGACGGTCCCACGGATCGGCCGTGCGGAGGGGGCCGAACTGCTCGTGCGCCGCTCGGACCGACCGTACGTCCTCGGCTACAACACCCGCCGGACGCATCTCGACAACCCGCGGTTCCGGAACACACTCGCTCGCCTGATCGACGGCGAGTCTCTCGCCGCGGAGGTGCTCGACGGCTACGCCCGACCCGCGGTCGGCCCGCTCCAGGGCACCCAGTGGTACCCCGAGGACCTCGAGTGGGACGAGGGCAACCCCGTGGTCCCGTTCCTCGGCCGGAACGGCGAACTGAACGCCGACGCCGCCCGCGAGACGTTCCGCGAGGCTGGCTACCAGTACGACGACGACACGCTCGTCGGGGGGAACCCGTGA
- a CDS encoding NUDIX hydrolase — protein sequence MDRADPRTAYDDLYEASNTSEVEPERFDELVDGEPFTTGWVTVASVLDSEGRMLLIYDEDDKAWVVPGGAVKPGESLPEAVTREVDEEAGVPIEPGRPHSAVEATCTDGDRSASFTVVGFEATPETTTVGADLGVDDETITDAAWFAELPEELFARDHAEALFERVRATQI from the coding sequence ATGGACCGGGCCGACCCGCGGACCGCCTACGACGACCTCTACGAGGCGAGCAACACCAGCGAGGTCGAGCCGGAGCGGTTCGACGAGCTGGTCGACGGGGAGCCGTTCACCACCGGGTGGGTCACGGTCGCGTCGGTGCTGGACAGCGAAGGGCGGATGCTGTTGATCTACGACGAGGACGACAAGGCGTGGGTCGTTCCCGGCGGCGCGGTCAAGCCCGGCGAGTCGCTCCCGGAAGCAGTGACACGCGAGGTCGACGAGGAGGCGGGCGTCCCGATCGAACCGGGACGGCCACACAGCGCGGTCGAGGCGACCTGTACCGACGGCGATCGCTCGGCGTCGTTCACCGTCGTCGGCTTCGAGGCGACGCCCGAGACGACCACCGTCGGCGCCGATCTGGGCGTCGACGACGAGACGATCACCGACGCCGCGTGGTTCGCGGAACTGCCCGAGGAGCTGTTCGCCCGCGATCACGCGGAAGCGCTGTTCGAGCGGGTGCGGGCGACGCAGATCTGA
- the menD gene encoding 2-succinyl-5-enolpyruvyl-6-hydroxy-3-cyclohexene-1-carboxylic-acid synthase — translation MTAPNRNTLWARAIVDELARGGVSAACISPGSRSTPLTVAFDEHEAIRTFSHLDERSAAYFALGRARRTGEVTPLVCTSGTAAANYHPAVMEADQSRVPLLALTADRPPELRDSGANQTADQEKLYGDAVRWYKDLPEPEAEARKLRSLRTTVARALAEAEGTDAGPVHLNCPFRKPLEPTEVPGDVPEDLDALAAEGRASEGSSAAAPAGVGAGDSAPAFVERAQGAPELPDDEIRQLADDLGVERGLIVAGPADPTEVDPEAVVALAHATGFPILADPLSGLRFGGHTRVAPVLGGYDAYLDESVTGDWPDPQAVLRIGASPTSKPLRNYLARTDAEQFVVDPAGKWREAEFTATDLVVADPSRLAEALSRIVAGPDSGEWRELWAEAEETHWDVVEAHEGLFEGGIVADAVDAAPEPTTLFVSNSMPVRDLDRFAQPSPDAVTALGNRGVSGIDGVTSAALGAGSATTDHLTLVIGDLAYYHDMNGLLAVARCDVDATIVLVNNDGGGIFHMLPIESFDPPFTEQFETPHGIDFEPTSDLYGLEYERVDSREGFVDAYSEAVASDGSTVVEVVTDAADSHDVRDRLQEEVVDTLSP, via the coding sequence ATGACCGCACCGAACCGCAACACGCTCTGGGCCCGGGCGATCGTGGACGAGCTCGCCCGGGGTGGCGTCAGCGCAGCCTGCATCTCGCCGGGCTCGCGCTCGACGCCGCTGACGGTCGCGTTCGACGAACACGAGGCGATCCGGACGTTCTCCCACCTCGACGAGCGCTCCGCGGCGTACTTCGCGCTCGGCCGGGCCCGCCGCACCGGCGAGGTGACGCCGCTGGTCTGTACCTCCGGCACCGCCGCCGCGAACTACCACCCCGCGGTGATGGAGGCCGACCAGTCCCGCGTCCCGCTGCTCGCGCTCACGGCCGACCGACCGCCGGAGCTCCGGGACTCCGGCGCGAACCAGACCGCCGATCAGGAGAAGCTGTACGGCGACGCCGTCCGGTGGTACAAGGACCTCCCAGAGCCCGAGGCCGAAGCCAGGAAACTCCGCTCGCTGCGGACCACCGTCGCCCGCGCGCTCGCCGAGGCCGAGGGGACCGACGCCGGCCCCGTCCACCTCAACTGCCCGTTCCGCAAACCCCTCGAACCGACCGAGGTACCCGGCGACGTGCCGGAGGACCTCGACGCGCTGGCCGCCGAGGGACGGGCGAGCGAGGGGAGCAGCGCCGCCGCCCCCGCAGGTGTCGGTGCCGGCGATTCCGCGCCCGCGTTCGTCGAGCGAGCACAAGGGGCGCCGGAGCTCCCCGACGACGAGATCCGGCAGCTCGCGGACGACCTCGGCGTCGAGCGGGGGCTGATCGTCGCCGGCCCCGCGGACCCGACCGAGGTCGACCCCGAGGCCGTCGTCGCGCTCGCGCACGCGACCGGGTTCCCGATCCTCGCGGACCCGCTCTCCGGCCTGCGCTTCGGCGGCCACACCCGCGTCGCGCCCGTGCTCGGCGGCTACGACGCCTACCTCGACGAGTCGGTTACCGGCGACTGGCCCGATCCCCAGGCTGTCCTGCGGATCGGCGCCTCACCCACCTCGAAGCCGCTGCGGAACTACCTCGCCCGGACCGACGCCGAGCAGTTCGTGGTCGACCCTGCCGGGAAGTGGCGCGAGGCGGAGTTCACCGCGACCGACCTCGTCGTCGCCGACCCCTCGCGGCTGGCCGAGGCGCTCTCGCGGATCGTCGCCGGTCCGGACTCCGGGGAGTGGCGTGAGCTGTGGGCCGAAGCCGAGGAGACCCACTGGGACGTTGTCGAAGCGCACGAGGGACTGTTCGAGGGCGGGATCGTCGCCGACGCGGTCGACGCGGCGCCCGAACCGACCACGCTGTTCGTCTCGAACTCGATGCCCGTCCGGGATCTGGATCGCTTCGCGCAGCCGAGCCCTGACGCGGTGACCGCGCTGGGCAACCGCGGCGTCTCGGGGATCGACGGGGTCACCTCAGCGGCGCTGGGCGCCGGCTCCGCGACGACGGACCACCTGACGCTCGTGATCGGCGACCTCGCGTACTACCACGACATGAACGGGCTGCTCGCGGTCGCGCGGTGTGACGTGGACGCGACGATCGTCCTCGTCAACAACGACGGCGGCGGCATCTTCCACATGCTCCCGATCGAGTCGTTCGACCCGCCGTTCACCGAGCAGTTCGAGACCCCTCACGGGATCGATTTCGAGCCGACCAGCGACCTGTACGGCCTCGAGTACGAACGCGTGGACTCCCGCGAGGGGTTCGTCGACGCCTACAGCGAGGCGGTGGCGAGCGACGGGAGCACCGTCGTGGAGGTCGTCACCGACGCTGCCGACTCCCACGACGTCCGCGACCGCCTGCAGGAGGAGGTCGTGGACACACTCTCGCCCTGA
- a CDS encoding arylsulfotransferase family protein: MALPKRTLRLLLAVLVVASAATVAVGYVESERTNDRVTGDPAVEQAFRSGSDDAVVGERDNITVVATDSNAFVSDEGSAARAQAELAAFAPNGSIYYYQNDHTRYWDVDPVEGTQATVEFVYADHLDPDECDGSVCTRNGIERVNLTTGERTDVFSRITAGKHSTRWHDADRVDDDRLLVADIAQDRAFIVNTTTGLIEWSWEAQADYDIESGGPYPEDWTHINDVEHVEVDGEEAVMVSLRNQDQVAFIGMDGELMEDWTLGEDGDHATLYEQHNPDFIPEERGGPALLVGDSENGRIVEYQREDGEWVQSWTWADQRMQWPRDADRLPNGHTLITDSNGDRVFEVDEEGEVVWSADIGFPYEAERLGTGDESTGGESAASLGLPSHEPEPAEASLLQRAQNALPPTIQNGISYAFPRWVGLLEGAALLVLIGSLLCWGTLEYRWLDRTLSVRSPIQIRRK, translated from the coding sequence ATGGCGCTCCCGAAACGAACCCTCCGTCTTCTGCTCGCAGTGCTGGTCGTCGCCTCCGCTGCGACCGTCGCGGTCGGCTACGTCGAGAGCGAGCGAACGAACGATCGGGTGACCGGTGACCCCGCCGTCGAGCAGGCGTTCCGCTCCGGCAGCGACGACGCCGTCGTCGGCGAGCGCGACAACATCACCGTCGTCGCGACGGACTCGAACGCGTTCGTCAGCGACGAGGGGTCCGCGGCGCGGGCGCAGGCGGAGCTCGCGGCGTTCGCGCCGAACGGGAGCATCTACTACTACCAGAACGACCACACGCGCTACTGGGACGTCGACCCCGTGGAGGGGACTCAGGCCACCGTCGAGTTCGTCTACGCCGACCACCTCGACCCCGACGAGTGTGACGGCTCGGTCTGTACCCGGAACGGGATCGAGCGCGTCAACCTCACGACCGGCGAGCGCACCGACGTGTTCAGCCGCATCACCGCCGGCAAACACTCCACACGCTGGCACGACGCGGATCGGGTCGACGACGACCGGCTGCTCGTGGCCGACATCGCACAGGACCGGGCGTTCATCGTCAACACCACGACCGGGCTGATCGAGTGGTCGTGGGAAGCCCAGGCCGACTACGATATCGAGAGCGGCGGCCCGTACCCCGAGGACTGGACGCACATCAACGACGTCGAGCACGTCGAGGTCGACGGCGAGGAGGCGGTGATGGTCAGCCTCCGGAACCAGGACCAGGTGGCGTTCATCGGGATGGACGGCGAACTCATGGAGGACTGGACGCTCGGCGAGGACGGCGACCACGCGACGCTGTACGAGCAGCACAACCCCGACTTCATCCCCGAGGAGCGGGGCGGGCCGGCGCTGCTCGTCGGCGACTCCGAGAACGGGCGGATCGTCGAGTACCAGCGCGAGGACGGCGAGTGGGTCCAGTCGTGGACGTGGGCCGACCAGCGGATGCAGTGGCCCCGCGACGCCGACCGCCTGCCGAACGGCCACACGCTGATCACCGACTCCAACGGCGACCGCGTCTTCGAGGTCGACGAGGAGGGTGAGGTCGTCTGGTCGGCCGATATCGGCTTCCCCTACGAGGCCGAGCGCCTCGGCACCGGCGACGAGAGCACGGGCGGCGAGAGCGCGGCGTCGCTGGGGCTCCCGAGCCACGAGCCCGAGCCCGCCGAGGCGTCGCTGCTCCAGCGCGCCCAGAACGCGCTGCCGCCGACGATCCAGAACGGGATCTCCTACGCGTTCCCGCGCTGGGTCGGTCTGCTCGAGGGGGCGGCGCTGCTCGTCCTGATCGGCAGCCTGCTGTGCTGGGGGACGCTCGAGTACCGCTGGCTCGACCGTACCCTCTCCGTCCGCTCCCCGATCCAGATCCGTCGGAAATGA
- a CDS encoding carboxymuconolactone decarboxylase family protein has product MARVPYVDPEDIPDEYSDLVVSKLQGKPVNVYAALGNNPEVLAGTRAFLASLWESTGLSERERELVILLTAAGNESRYEWHQHVRIGREAGVSEAEMAAIEAGDFDGFDGDDGLLLRYAEAVLDRDVDDTLHEAIVDAYDESTAVGVASLVNGYSSLAGVLDAFDVELEDGEEFAGWDPRA; this is encoded by the coding sequence ATGGCACGCGTACCTTACGTCGATCCCGAGGATATCCCCGATGAGTACAGCGATCTCGTCGTCTCGAAGCTACAGGGCAAGCCGGTGAACGTCTACGCGGCGCTCGGCAACAACCCCGAGGTGCTGGCGGGCACGCGTGCGTTCCTCGCCTCGCTGTGGGAGTCGACGGGCCTCTCGGAGCGCGAGCGCGAGCTGGTGATCCTGCTCACCGCGGCCGGAAACGAGAGCCGCTACGAGTGGCACCAGCACGTCCGGATCGGTCGCGAGGCCGGCGTCTCCGAAGCCGAGATGGCCGCGATCGAGGCCGGCGACTTCGACGGGTTCGACGGGGACGATGGGCTGTTGCTGCGCTACGCCGAGGCCGTGCTGGATCGTGACGTCGACGACACGCTCCACGAGGCGATCGTCGACGCGTACGACGAGTCGACGGCCGTCGGCGTCGCGTCGCTCGTGAACGGCTACAGCTCGCTGGCAGGGGTGCTCGACGCGTTCGACGTGGAGCTGGAGGACGGCGAGGAGTTCGCCGGCTGGGACCCACGGGCGTAG